The region TCTGCAAGGGAGCGACCTCGGGGCGTCACGGACTCAAAGATTTTACGGCGCTGGCCAATCATGCTCTGTGCCTTCTGTCCAAAACCCTCGAAAAAATTGGAATTTTTATTGATCCTTGACGCAAATTCCAGGCTCTATTGAAGAGCATCCGTCAAGGACGGTATAAATTTCTACGGTCTGTCCGCTTGATGCTGAAGCGACGACGATCCCGAGCCAAGAATGATTCCAGCCCCGCGAACGAGTCCCCCCCTCCTCCCTCGACGAGGGGTCTGGGGAGGCTCGCCTCCCCAGCCTTCCCTTTCCCTTCGCCCCCGCCCTACCCCTCCCTGATCCGCACCGCGAACCTATTGCGGTTACGCCCCTCGGTGCGCTCGTAGGCAAAGCGATCGACGCCGTCCATGGCGAGCATGATACCGAGACCGCCTTCCTCGCGGTCGTCGAGGGGCTGGGCGAGATCCTCGTCAAGGGGGGGATCCAGGGAAGCCGGGTCGAAGGGGACGGCGTCGTCCTCGAGGGTGACGATGATGTCGCCGTCCTCGAGAGTGAGGGTGAGGTCCAGGACGCCGGAGAGGCCATTTTCCTGGTAGCCGTGCACAATGATGTTGGTGGCCACCTCATCGACGGCCAGCATCAGACGGTAGGCTTGGGCGGAGGAGAGGCCCGCCGCGACGGCGCTCTGTTTGACCAGATCGCGCACCGGGGCGAGCGAGTCCAAGACCGCAGGGAATCGGGCGGAAGACAAGGCACGGGCCTCCCCGGGGCTGGTCAGGCCGGGGCCTGATCGACGATGAACACGCTGTGATGGAAGCCGGTTTTTTCCAGGGTATCGACGATGGCCGGTTGGGGCTTGACGACATAGATATCAACGCCGGTGCCCAGCTTTTGCTTGGCGAAGATCAGAACGCGCAGGCCGGCCGAGGCCATAAAGCTAAGGTTGGCGACTTCCAGGACGAGGCGGGTGGGACCGAGGCCGGCGAGTTTTTCGATTTCGCCTTTGAAGGCGGGGGCCGATCCGGCATCGAGTTCGCCGGTCAGGGTCAAGGTCGCGGTGGTCCCGGCGAAACCGGCGGCAATCTCCAAGCTCATGATCACTTCCTTATTCTTGAGGGTCAGCGGCCGACGAGAAGCACGACGGAGCGGGGGCCGAGCAGCATGTGCGCTTGGTCGGTCAACAGGGGCTCTTGGCCCAGGGGATGGGCGTCTTCGGGCGAAGGCAGACCGGTATTGATGACCGCATGCCAGCGCCGCCCCGGGCGAGGCTGGGGCAGGTCGAACCACAGCCCCTCCCAATAGGTGTTGACGGCGAGATAAACATCATCGTCGGCGCCGCCGGGGGCGTAGGCGCCGCAGAGCAGGACGGCGAGAGCGCGGCTCCAGCCGGCCCATTCGGGACGCCAAGCCTGGGTGCCGTGGAAGCTGATGTCGGGCAGGCCGACCTGGGCGTCATCGCGGTGGACGAAGTGATGGCGCCGACGCAACACCGGATGCGCCTTGCGAAAGGCGATGAGGGTTCGGGTAAAGGCGAGCAGGCCGGCGTTTTTCTCGACCAGGGTCCAGTCGAACCAGGACAGGGCGTTGTCGTGGCAATAGGCGTTGTTGTTGCCGTTTTGGCTGCGGGCCACTTCATCGCCCGAGAGGATCATGGGCACGCCCTGACTGACCAGAAGCAAGGTGAGGGCGTTGCGCATTTGGCGGGAGCGCAGGGCGTTGATCTCGGGATCCGAGGTGGGGCCTTCGGCGCCACAGTTCCAACTGTTGTTGTCGTTGGCCCCGTCGTTATTGTTTTCGCCGTTGTCCTCGTTATGCTTGCCGTTATAGGAAACGAGATCGCACAACGTAAAGCCATCGTGGCAGGTAATGAAGTTGATGCTGGCGGTGGCGCCGCGATACCAATAGAGGTCCGGCGAGCCTTGCAGGCGCTGGGCCAGGGCGCCCATGCCCTCGGCGCCGATCAGGACCTTGCGCAGGTCGTCGCGATACTTGCCGTTCCACTCGCCCCAGCGGCCGTAATTGGGGAAGGAACCGACCTGATAGAGGCCGCCGGCGTCCCAGGCCTCGGCAACCAGCTTGCAGCGGGCCAAGATGGGGTCGTGAGCCAGACTTTCGATCAAGGGCGGGTTGGCCAGCGGGGCTCCGTTTTGGTCGCGACCCAAGATGGCGGCGAGATCGAAGCGGAAGCCGTCGATGTGGTATTCTGCGGCCCAATAGCGCAAGCAGTCGATAACCATGCCGCGCACCACGGGATGATTACAGTTGAGCGTATTGCCGCACCCTGAAAAGTTATAATACCAGCCCTCGGGAGTCAGCATATAATAGGTCTTGTTATCGACACCCCGGAATGAAATGGTCGGGCCGCGATGGTCGCCCTCGGCGGTATGATTAAAAACCACGTCGAGCATCACTTCGATGCCGTGGCGGTGGAGGTCTTTGACCAGGGTCTTTAACTCGTCCACCTGCATGCCATACTTGCCGGTGGCGGCATAGCCGGCCTTGGGGGCAAAAAAGCCCAGGGTGGAGTAGCCCCAGTAGTTGAGCAGAACCTCCCCCGTGTCGGGATGGCGGCGGCTGTTTTCCCATTCATCGAACTCGAACAGCGGCATCAGCTCAATGCAGTTGACGCCCAGCTCGACAAGGTAGGGGATCTTTTCGCGCAGCCCGGCATAGGTCCCGGGCGCCTTGACCCCGGACGATGGGTGGCAGGTGAAACTGCGCACGTGGGCTTCGTAGATGATCAGATCCTCGGTGGGGAGTTCGAGAGGTTTGTCGTCCTCCCAATCGAAGTCTTCAAAGACCAGCCGTGAGCGGTGGGGATAGACATCCTCCCAATCGGGGGGAGCGCGCCAGACATCGCGCCCGCCGATGGCCCGGGCGTAGGGGTCGCCAACGATGGCCTTGGGGTTGAACCGATGGCCGGCCTCGGGATCCCAGGGCCCGTCGAAGCGATAGCCGTATTCGATTTCCTCGACATCCAGGCCGAACACCGTGATCGACCACGTGTTGCCAGTGCGAAAGGCCGGTGGGATCGGCAGCTCGGCTAGGGGGGCGGGGGCGTGCTTGCCAAACAAAACCAGGGTGCAGGCGGTGGCGTGGTTGGAAAAAATCGAAAAGTTAACGCCCCCCGGCACCAAGGTCGGGCCAAAGGGCATGGGCCGGCCGGCCCGCACCCGATAGCCGGCGATCTCGTGGGTGGGATAGTAGTCGATGCGCTCGCCGGTCATGACTGCCCCCGCAACTGGGCCACCGCCGCCTCGGGCGTATCGGCCAGGGTGAAGAAGCCGATGAAGCCGGTGTGGCTCATGACGTCACGGATGTCCTCGCTCACCCCCACCAGGGCGATGCGGCCTTTTTGGGCCTGGAACTGGCGGTACAAGGTCAAGAGCATGCGCAAGCCGGCGCTCGACATGTAGTCCACCCGGGCCAAGTCTAAAATCACCTGAGCGAGGGGGGCGACAACGGGCAAGATCTCGGCTTGCAACTCGGGGGCGGTCTTGCCATCAACGCTGCCCTCAAGGGCAATGACGGTGATCTCCTGGCATTGGGTCACGGCGAGGACCATCGTCCTTGTCTCCTTTCTTCCCGAGGGGGGGGAGAGAAGGCTGGGGAGGTGCGACCTCCCCAGACCCCTCGTTCCTTGGTGGCCCGTTAGTCGAGCCAGTTCACCGGGCTGACCTTGACCTTGACCCGCACCGGCCGGTCGGTCTGGGGCAAGGTGACGGTGAGGGCTTGGGCGTCGTAGGCGTCGTAGGGCTGATCGTCGATCAAGCATGCGCTGATGACGATGGAGCCCGGGGGCAGGATATCGGGGGCGACCCGCAAGACCCCCCCGAAGGCGCCGGGCTGGGGCTTGAAGTGCAGCCACAGCGGTTCGCGAGCGATCAAGAGGTTGATGTAGGTGGCCGAGAGCAAGCACAGCTCGGTCGAGTGGTAGCCGCTCATCGAGTGACTGCCCTTGAAGCGCTCGTTGCCCAGCAGATAGGGCAGGCCGTTCGCAAGCGTATTGAAGTAGACGGCGCCGTCGTCGTGATCGAGGAAGAAGGCATTGTAATAGGCGGCGGCCTCGCGGGCGTGACGGAGATATTCGTCGTCGCGCAGCACGCCGTGCATGATGAGGTAGCACAAGATGGCCTGCTCTTGCTGCCACCACGCCTTGCGATCGTGCCAGACGAAGCGGTGGTGACGACCGGCGGGCTTGGCGACCCGTTCAACCACGTCATACCAACCGCCACGCTGTTGGTCCGAGCCGGCGTTGGGCATCACCTCGGCGATCTTGCGGGCGAACTCGACGTACTCCGGCTTGGGCTTGAGCGAGTGCATGCGCATCAGGTTCCAGGCGATCTTCAGGTTATGCCCGACCACCGCGCGGTTTTGCTGCCAGCCCCAGCCCTGGTCATGGCTCCAGTCCTCGAAGAAACGCTCCTGGACGAAGGGGCTGTTATCGTAATCTGGGAAATAACGAGTAATGGTATCGAAGGTGTATTCAAGAAAATCGGCATGGGCTTTCTCACCGGTCGCCAGCCATAGGTTGATCAGGTACGCCGGCGCATGGTCACCGACCGAGTTCCAGTTCTTGCGCCCCTGGTTATGCTGTAAGGACGGGGCCCGGGGATCCAGAGTTACCGGGTCGATGTGGGAGAAGTAGCCGCCGCGTTCCGAGGAATCCTTGTAGTATTTCTCGAACAGTTCCATCGTATGGTCGATGTCGAAGCGGATCCGGGGATCCCCGGTCAGGCGATAGGTCTGGGTCGGGCCGGCCAGGGCGTAGATCTGCTCGTACATGGGGATGGCGTCGTAATCGTCGCCAAACTCCGAGGACAGCAGCTTGGTCTCGCGTTCCCCCTCCACCTTGATGCCGTGGTACCAGTAGATCAGGTCTTCGTCCTGATCGAAGAAGCGCATGTGTTCGCGCAGATACTCGGTTCCCTTTTCGGCGCCTTCCAGGAATTCTTCCCGGCCGGTCAGCATATAGGCCGAGGCAAAGCCGTAGACCAAGCGCGAAATGGTATCGGTTTCTTGCAGAAAGTCACCTTTCTTGGTCCCGGCGAGGTGCAAGATGGTGCGGTAGTTCTTGTAGTCGATGGGCTGGCGCGGCCAGTCGAACTGCCATTTCAGGTAAGAATGGGCAATTGACTCGATTTGGCGCAACCACCAGTTCGGTTCCTCGTGGCGGAAGCGCCCCGGGCCGTCTCCGGGAAAAACGATCCACTGCGCCTCGAACAACAAGACGCCGGCCGGATCGGGATAGAACGTTCCATAAACATACAGCATCTGGCGGTGCAGCGCGAGTAGCCGGTCCAAGGCCCCGGTCGCGTCCCGATAGTCCTCCTCCAGATTAAAAGTAAAGCGGGCAAAGGTTGTTGGCGTCAGGTGCACCGAAAAGGTCCGGCCGTCCGAGGTCCGCAGGCCAAACCGACGCTGCGCGCGGTCGTAGTCGGTGACGTACCCGGCAATCGTATCGGAAAAGGTGAAGTCCACACCCATGGCAATCACTCTCCGCTCGACAGGGCAACACGTCGGGCTGGCGTCCAACCCGTACTTGAATTCTGAAAGAAGATAACAACAGAAGAAATTGTAAGCAATAAAAAATAAGCCAGAGAAATTATATCATAATAAAAGTCAAAAGATTTGGTGCCGGAGCACGTCGTGTTCCAGCGAAGAGCGGGGCTTTTGATTCGGGAACACGGGGCTGCCGCCCCGGACCCCGCCTGGAGGCTGGCGCCTCCAGACCTCCTCTCTTTTTTATTAATTGATCCATTCTCTCCTCCCCTTCTTTGAAAAGCACACTTTTCAAAGAAGGGAAGGAGAGAATGGATCATAAACAAAGCCTCCAGGTGGGGTCCGGGGCGACAGTCCCCGCGTTCCCCGTCCCGCCCCCCGCTCAAAGCCAGCGCTTGCGGCGTTTAAACGACTTGAGGTTTTTGAACGACTTGCGGTGTTCCCCGCCGCCGCCGAGGTAGAATTCCTTGACGTCCTCGTTGTCCATCAGGCTGGCGGCCGGTCCGTCGAGGACGACCTTGCCGGATTCCATAATGTAGCCGGTCGAGGCGGCGCCCAGGGCCATTTTGGCGTTTTGCTCGACGAGCAAGAGAGTGATGCCCAGCTCGCGATTGAGGGTGCGGATGATGGAGAACACCTCTTTGACCAGCAGCGGCGACAGGCCCATCGAGGGCTCGTCGAGCAAGATGAGCTTGGGCCGCGCCATCATGGCGCGGCCGATGGCCAGCATTTGCTGCTCGCCGCCCGAGAGGTAGCCGGCCAAGCCGGTGCGCTCGCGCAGGCGGGGGAAGTAGTCGAGCACCATGTCGAGGTCGCTTTTGATCGCCTTGGCGCCGTCGCGCCGAGTGAAGGCGCCCAGGCGAAGGTTCTCGATGACGGTCATGTCCTCGACGATGCGCCGACCTTCCATGACCTGGAAGATGCCCTTACGCACGATGGTTTCGGGGTCGGCGTTGGCGATGCTCTCGCCCATGAAGGTGATTTCGCCCCGGGTCACCCGGCCGTTTTCGGTGCGCAGCAAGCCGGAGATGGCTTTTAAGGTGGTGGATTTGCCGGCGCCGTTGGGGCCGAGCAAAGTGACGATCTCGCCTTGGGGCACACTGAGCGAGACGCCGCGTAGCACCAAGATCACATCGTCGTAGATCACTTCGATGTTGTTGACGGTCAAAATCGGCTCGGCGGACGACGCCGGCGGGGGGACGGAAAGGGCGGCGGCGGACTCAAGCATGGCGGCTCCCACAACGAACCACGGGATACGAGGGGAGGAGAAGGGGGGCGCCCTTCTCCCCACGCTGAGGAAGAGGCTTAGTAGCCCAGCCACTCCGCGCGACGCGGCAAGGTGGTCTCGCCGATCTTTTTGACCGAGACCTTGCCGTCGCTAAACATGCCTTGATAGATGAAGGCGGTCATGGTGCCGCGATGATCTTCGGCCGTCCAGGTCGAGGGGATGCACACGCCTTCCAGGCCCTTGGGCACCCAGTTGGCCTGGGCATACATGCCCTTCTTGATGTTCTCGCCGGTGATACCGCCGTTGGCCTTGGCCCACTCCATGGCCTCCTTCATGTAGAAGGCCGAGCAGACGCCCCGGATGTAGTGGTGAGTCTGGGGACCGCGCCCGGCGGCGATTTCCTTGACCAACGCCATGCCCGGCACGTCGTCGTTCCAGAAGGCATTGGCGGCGACGAAGACATAGCCGTCGCCATCGGCGCCCATGGCCTCCAAGGTGGCTTCGTCACCGCCCCAAATGTTGGCCACGAACTTGACGTTGGTGCCGACCGTCTTGCACGACTTGACCAGCGACACGGTGGAGGGGCCGAGGTTGGCGACATACACGTAGTTGGCGCCGCTTTCCTTGATGGTCAGGCACTGGGCCTTGAAGTCACCGGGCTTGAGCGAGACCACCACGGGCGGGATCACGTCGAAGCCGAGTTCGGTGGCGTACTCGGCGCAGGCCTCGCGGGGCGCGTTGGGGTAGGGATGGTTATCCCCGGCGTGAATGAACTTCGGCCGCCCCTGCCCGCCGCTCGCCTTCCAGTCTTCGGCGGCCCACTGAGCCAGGGCCCGGCAGCCATCCGAGTAGCTGGGGCCATAAAAAAAGTTGTAGGGCGCCGACTTCTGGGTGCGCGGGCTCTTGCCGGTCGGATCGGTCAGGTGCCCCGAGTAGGAGGCCGACCACACCGGGATCTTGTCCTTGGCCACAAAGCCGATCAGGGCCTCGGTGTCGCCGGTGCCCCAGCCCTGCATAGCCACCATGTGGTTGCGGCTGACCCACTGCTTGTACTGGCTAATGGCGCGCGGCACCTCGTAGGCATAGTCCACGCTTTCGACATCGAGCGGCGTGCCGTTGATGCCGCCGTGGGTGTTGAAATACTTGAGCGTGTCGGCCACGCCGGCGCCGTAGAGCTTGCCGACAAAGCCGGTGGCCCCGGTAATGTCCATCAGGTGGCCGACAAACACCGGGTTCTCGGCCCGCGCCGAGGTGCTGCCCAGCGCGAGCGCCATGCCCGCCGCCAACCCCAAAGACGTCAACATCGTCTTCATACGGAAGTCCTCCCACTATGCCGGGGATTTTCCCCCCTGGCGTTTTTATGCCGCCCCGGAAAGGGGCGCGGTGCGGGGACCCGGGATCGGCCCGGATCCCCAAAGACTTAATGCGAGAACGGATACAGCGACCAATAGGCCCGGATGAGCCGCCAGCGGTGCGCCAGACCATCGGGCTCGAAGATCAAGAACAAGATGATCGCCGCGCCGATGGCCATTTCGCGCAAGAAGGCGAGGCCATTGACCAGAAAGGCTTGGTTGCCCCACGACGTGGTGGTAACGAGACTCACGCCGCCGGCCATCACTTCGGGCAGCAGCACCATGAAGATGGTGCCCAGCATGGCGCCTTTCACGCTGCCCAGGCCGCCAATGATGATCATGCCCAGAAACTGGATGGACAGCAAGATCGTGAAGGCTTCGGCCGACACATACATCAGGTAGTGGGCATACAAGGCGCCGCCAATACCCGCGTAGAAGGCCGCGATACCAAACGACATCACCCGGTACTTGGTCAGGTTGATGCCCATTACCTCAGCCGAGAGATAATGGTCGCGCACGGCAATGAAGGCCCGGCCGTCGCGGGTGCGCATCAGGTTGGAAGCCAGCACAAACAGCACGATGGCCACACTGAGCGCGAACAGGAAGTACTTTTGGTCGTTATCAAAGGCGATGCCGAACAGCTCGACGGCGTTCGCGGTCGAGCCGGCCGAGCCCCCGGTGAACCAGTCGAGGCGAACGAACAGGTCCTCGATGATGAACTGGGCTGCCAAGGTGGCAATGGCCAGGTACAAGCCCTTGATGCGCGCCGCCGGGGCGCCAAACAGCAAGCCCACCCCTGCCGTCATCACCCCGGCCATCGGAATGGCCAAGATCACCGGCAGGCCCACGGTGTTGTTGAGCCACGCCGAGGAGAACGCTCCCACACCAAAAAAGGCGGCATGGCCCAGCGAGATCTGGCCAGTGTAGCCCACCAAAATGTTAAGGCCGAGCGCGGCGATGCCATAGTAACAGAACTGGATGCCCAGCGAGAGATTGTAGCTGTCGGCGAACCAGCCCAGCACCGGGGCGTCGGCAAGGGCGGGCAGCATCAAGGGCAGCCCGACCAGCAGGTACAAGGCCCCAAGAAAGAGCACCATGGCCCAGCGGGTGGCCCGTGTATCGAACAGCGGGCTGTCGTCGCGGTAGGTGGTGCGGAAGTCTCCGCAGGGACGATAGGAAAAGCTCGCCATGTTGCGTTCTCACACCCGCTCGATCGTCTTGGTGCCAAACAAGCCGTAGGGCTTGATCACCAAGATGAGGATCAGCACCCAGAAGGGCACCACGGTCAGCATGTTCCCCCAGTGCAGGAACTGGCCATCGACAAACTCGGCGCCATTTTCCAGCAACCCGATGATCAGGCCGCCGGCCACCGCCCCCACAATGGAATCGAGACCGCCCAGGATCACCGCCGGGAACACCTTGATGCCAATGAAGGACAAGGCCGAGGACACACCGTTGACCATGCCCATGACCACGCCGGCCAAGGCACTGACCATGGCCGAGATGGCCCAGGCCAGGGCAAACACCCTTTTGACCGAAATGCCCAGCGACTGCGCCACCTGCTGGTTGAAAGCCGTGGCCCGCATGGCCAAGCCATAGCGCGAGAAGCGGAAGAAGTAATAGAAGCCCACCATGATGAGGATCGAGACCCCAAAGCTCATCAGGTAAGCGGTTTGGACATTAAGGCCCAGGATCGACACCACGTTGGTCTCGAAAATCGGCGGAAAAGCCTCGGCGCTCTGGCCAAACACCCAGTTGACCAGGGCGCGCATGAAGATCGACAGCCCGATGGTCACCATGATCACCGAGATGATCGGCTCGCCAATCATGGGGCGCAAGACAACCACCTGAAGGAGGATGCCAAACGCCATCATGAACACCAAGGTGAACAAGAAGCCCAGGATGAACGGAAGCTGAAGGTGGATGAGCAAGGACCAACACACCCAGGCCCCAATCAGCAAAAACTCACCCTGAGCGAAATTGACCACCTGCGTGGATTTGTAAATCAAGACGAAGCACATCGCGACGACACCATACAAGGTGCCGACAATCAGGCCGTTTAATAAGAGCTGAAACAGAAGTTCCCAGTTCAACGGCGTTTCTCCCTGGCATCCGGTTATGATTGAGGTGCGGGAGCTCGGCTCCCTCACCTTCCCCCGGCGGACCCCGCCGTTACAGGGTTTCCACCTTCAGACGTGTTTGAATCCGCGAGCGCGTGCCATCTTGGAAGGTGATGACCGTATCCACGTCCACCTCGGGGGCGCCGGAATACAACGCATCGATCTCTTTAGCGTATTTTTCGGCAATAACACCCCGGCGCACCTTGCGGGTGCGGGTCAGCTCGCCATCATCCGGGTCAAGTTCCTTGTAGAGCAGCAGGAACTTGCGCACTTGTTGTGCCGGCGGCAGCGTTTTATTGACCTGCTCCACCTCGGCGCGCAACAGCGCATAGACCTCGGGATGGGCCGCGAGATTGGTGTAACTGGTAAAGGCAATGGCGCGCTGCTCGGCCCACTTGGACACAATCGACCAGCGGAAGCACAAGATGGCCGACAGATAGGGCTTGTCACGCCCCAAGATCACCGCCTCGGCGATAAAGGGCGAGAACTTCAGCTTGTTCTCGATAAACTGCGGCGAGAACCGCACCCCGGCCGAGGTCGTCGCCAGATCCTTCACACGGTCGATCACGACCAAATGGCCGTTTTCGGGCTTGAGGTAGCCGGCATCGCCGGTGTGCAGCCAGCCGTCCTCAACGTCCTCGGCTTCGGCCATCTTGTAATAGCCGGCAAACAGGCCCTGGCTCCGGCCGACGATCTCACCAACCCCCTCGCTGTCGGGATTGGCAATCCGCACCGCGCTGCCGGCAAAGGCCACGCCCACGGTCTCGGGATCAATGTCGTCGCCCCGGTGGATGGTGTAGGCGCCCGACAGCTCGGTCTGACCGTAGAGCTGCTTCAGCGGCACCCCCATCGCATGAAAAAACCGGAAGGTGTCGGGCCCCATGGCGGCGCCCCCAGTGGCGGCGCTGGTCAGGAAGGTGAAGCCCAAGCGATCGCGCAGCGCCCGAAACAAGATGAACTCAGCCAGCCAGGACCGGCGGTTTTCAGCCAAGGCCTGGGTCCCCAGCTTCATGCCCAGCGCAAACATGCGTTGCTTGAAGGGCGAGGACTCCATCATGCGCGCCCGCACATCGGCGGCCAAGGATTCCCACACCCGCGGTGCCAGCAGCACGAACGAGGGGCCAATCTCGCGCAGGTCGGCCATGGTGGTGGCTTCTTCCTCGACAAAGTTCACCACCGTGCGCGCGATCAGGGCCTGCCCCACGGCATAGACTTGCTCCATGATCCACGGCAGGGGCAGCACCGACACATAGTTGTCGCCGGGCCCCTTGGGATCGGACTCCAGATAGTCCAAGCAGTGGCGCAAGAACGGCCCGGCCTGGATCATCGCCATCTTGGGCCGGCTGGTGGTGCCCGAGGTGGTGCACAGCATGGCCACCTCGTCTCCCGACCCGGCCGCCACTTCGCGGGCATACAAGCCCGGCTCGGCCCGGTCCAGATCCCGCCCCAGGGCCATCAAGTCTTCCTGGGAAATAAGGCGGGGGTCGTTGTATTTGCGCATGCCGCGTGGATCGCAGTACACGATATGACGCACCGTGGGCAGGCGATCTTCCAGGCCTAGGAGTTTATCGACCTGCTCCTCGTCCTCGGCGAACACCACCGTCGCCTCGGCGTAGGTCAGAAGATACTCGGCCTCTTCCTCCAGAACGTCCTTGTAAATCCCCAAGGACAGGCAGCCCAGGGCATGGGCGGCGATTTCGCCCCACACCCACTCGGGCCGGTTGGCGCCAAGCAGGGCCACCGCCTGTCCCCGGCGCACCCCCAAGCGGCGCAGGCCCAGGGCATACAAGCGCACGGTCTCGTCGTACTGGGCCCAGGTAAAAGGCGTCCACAGCCCAAACTCCTTTTCGCGCAGCGCCACCTCATCGGGCCAGCGCCGGGCGTTCTCGGCCAGAATCTTGGGAAAGGTGTCGAACCGACCGACATCACAGTAATCGGGCGGCAAAGGACGGCGACGGCTCATCATGCGACCTCCCGTTCGCCGTCGTCATCCTCACCCAGATAGGCCTTGCGGACATAAGGATTGCTCATGATCTCGTCGGGCAGGCCCTCGGCGATCTTTTGGCCAAAGTCCAGCACCATCACCCGCTCGCTGATATCCATGACCACGCCCATGTCGTGTTCGATCATGATCACCGTCATCCCCCACTCCTCATTGAGATCGACAATGAAGCGGGCCATGTCCTCTTTTTCTTCCTGGTTCATGCCCGCCATGGGTTCGTCGAGCAAGATCAGGTCGGGCTTGAGCGCAATGGCGCGCGCTAGTTCAACGCGCTTGCGTAAGCCATAGGACAAGGTCCCGGCCGTCGCCTTGCGGATCGCTCCGATCTCGAGGAAATCAATGATCTCCTCGACATCGCGGCGATGGCGCAACTCCTCGGTCTGGGCTCCGCCCAGCCAGTACAGCGCCCCGGTCAGGAAGTTGTTCTTAAGAAGGTGGTGGCGCCCGACCATGATGTTGTCGAGCACACTCATGTGACCAAACAAGGCAAGATTCTGAAAGGTTCGGCCAATGCCCACCTCGGTGCGCCGATTGGCCGGCAGCGCCGTGACATCCTGACCCTTAAAGAAAATCCGCCCCTGTGTCGGTGTATAGCGCCCCGAGATGCAGTTCATCATCGAGGTCTTGCCGGCCCCATTGGGACCGATCACGGCAAAAAGCTCGCCGCGCTTTACCGTAAAGGTAACCTTGGACAAGGCTCGCACCCCTCCAAATTGGAGAGACACGTCGCGCACGTCCAAAATGGACTCGTGC is a window of Pararhodospirillum photometricum DSM 122 DNA encoding:
- a CDS encoding AGE family epimerase/isomerase — protein: MGVDFTFSDTIAGYVTDYDRAQRRFGLRTSDGRTFSVHLTPTTFARFTFNLEEDYRDATGALDRLLALHRQMLYVYGTFYPDPAGVLLFEAQWIVFPGDGPGRFRHEEPNWWLRQIESIAHSYLKWQFDWPRQPIDYKNYRTILHLAGTKKGDFLQETDTISRLVYGFASAYMLTGREEFLEGAEKGTEYLREHMRFFDQDEDLIYWYHGIKVEGERETKLLSSEFGDDYDAIPMYEQIYALAGPTQTYRLTGDPRIRFDIDHTMELFEKYYKDSSERGGYFSHIDPVTLDPRAPSLQHNQGRKNWNSVGDHAPAYLINLWLATGEKAHADFLEYTFDTITRYFPDYDNSPFVQERFFEDWSHDQGWGWQQNRAVVGHNLKIAWNLMRMHSLKPKPEYVEFARKIAEVMPNAGSDQQRGGWYDVVERVAKPAGRHHRFVWHDRKAWWQQEQAILCYLIMHGVLRDDEYLRHAREAAAYYNAFFLDHDDGAVYFNTLANGLPYLLGNERFKGSHSMSGYHSTELCLLSATYINLLIAREPLWLHFKPQPGAFGGVLRVAPDILPPGSIVISACLIDDQPYDAYDAQALTVTLPQTDRPVRVKVKVSPVNWLD
- a CDS encoding anti-sigma factor antagonist (This anti-anti-sigma factor, or anti-sigma factor antagonist, belongs to a family that includes characterized members SpoIIAA, RsbV, RsfA, and RsfB.), producing MSLEIAAGFAGTTATLTLTGELDAGSAPAFKGEIEKLAGLGPTRLVLEVANLSFMASAGLRVLIFAKQKLGTGVDIYVVKPQPAIVDTLEKTGFHHSVFIVDQAPA
- a CDS encoding ABC transporter ATP-binding protein; the protein is MLESAAALSVPPPASSAEPILTVNNIEVIYDDVILVLRGVSLSVPQGEIVTLLGPNGAGKSTTLKAISGLLRTENGRVTRGEITFMGESIANADPETIVRKGIFQVMEGRRIVEDMTVIENLRLGAFTRRDGAKAIKSDLDMVLDYFPRLRERTGLAGYLSGGEQQMLAIGRAMMARPKLILLDEPSMGLSPLLVKEVFSIIRTLNRELGITLLLVEQNAKMALGAASTGYIMESGKVVLDGPAASLMDNEDVKEFYLGGGGEHRKSFKNLKSFKRRKRWL
- a CDS encoding STAS domain-containing protein, which encodes MVLAVTQCQEITVIALEGSVDGKTAPELQAEILPVVAPLAQVILDLARVDYMSSAGLRMLLTLYRQFQAQKGRIALVGVSEDIRDVMSHTGFIGFFTLADTPEAAVAQLRGQS
- a CDS encoding ABC transporter substrate-binding protein, which produces MKTMLTSLGLAAGMALALGSTSARAENPVFVGHLMDITGATGFVGKLYGAGVADTLKYFNTHGGINGTPLDVESVDYAYEVPRAISQYKQWVSRNHMVAMQGWGTGDTEALIGFVAKDKIPVWSASYSGHLTDPTGKSPRTQKSAPYNFFYGPSYSDGCRALAQWAAEDWKASGGQGRPKFIHAGDNHPYPNAPREACAEYATELGFDVIPPVVVSLKPGDFKAQCLTIKESGANYVYVANLGPSTVSLVKSCKTVGTNVKFVANIWGGDEATLEAMGADGDGYVFVAANAFWNDDVPGMALVKEIAAGRGPQTHHYIRGVCSAFYMKEAMEWAKANGGITGENIKKGMYAQANWVPKGLEGVCIPSTWTAEDHRGTMTAFIYQGMFSDGKVSVKKIGETTLPRRAEWLGY
- a CDS encoding ATP-binding protein, translated to MSSARFPAVLDSLAPVRDLVKQSAVAAGLSSAQAYRLMLAVDEVATNIIVHGYQENGLSGVLDLTLTLEDGDIIVTLEDDAVPFDPASLDPPLDEDLAQPLDDREEGGLGIMLAMDGVDRFAYERTEGRNRNRFAVRIREG
- the glgX gene encoding glycogen debranching protein GlgX, with amino-acid sequence MTGERIDYYPTHEIAGYRVRAGRPMPFGPTLVPGGVNFSIFSNHATACTLVLFGKHAPAPLAELPIPPAFRTGNTWSITVFGLDVEEIEYGYRFDGPWDPEAGHRFNPKAIVGDPYARAIGGRDVWRAPPDWEDVYPHRSRLVFEDFDWEDDKPLELPTEDLIIYEAHVRSFTCHPSSGVKAPGTYAGLREKIPYLVELGVNCIELMPLFEFDEWENSRRHPDTGEVLLNYWGYSTLGFFAPKAGYAATGKYGMQVDELKTLVKDLHRHGIEVMLDVVFNHTAEGDHRGPTISFRGVDNKTYYMLTPEGWYYNFSGCGNTLNCNHPVVRGMVIDCLRYWAAEYHIDGFRFDLAAILGRDQNGAPLANPPLIESLAHDPILARCKLVAEAWDAGGLYQVGSFPNYGRWGEWNGKYRDDLRKVLIGAEGMGALAQRLQGSPDLYWYRGATASINFITCHDGFTLCDLVSYNGKHNEDNGENNNDGANDNNSWNCGAEGPTSDPEINALRSRQMRNALTLLLVSQGVPMILSGDEVARSQNGNNNAYCHDNALSWFDWTLVEKNAGLLAFTRTLIAFRKAHPVLRRRHHFVHRDDAQVGLPDISFHGTQAWRPEWAGWSRALAVLLCGAYAPGGADDDVYLAVNTYWEGLWFDLPQPRPGRRWHAVINTGLPSPEDAHPLGQEPLLTDQAHMLLGPRSVVLLVGR